The Pogoniulus pusillus isolate bPogPus1 unplaced genomic scaffold, bPogPus1.pri scaffold_50_arrow_ctg1, whole genome shotgun sequence DNA segment cgcatCTCTCCTAGCGCTCCAGCTAGACTGAATaaaaagtccttagcttcctatgcgcagcccacagagctgaagcaagacgaGATTGTCTCCCAGAGACTAAGACTCATCAGCGGGGACAGACaaaaaacaaagtcattcacatagtgataaacaattgcacatGCCCAGTTCTTTTTGGGGGCTTGCAATGCTTTTGCAACAAACAATCAACAGAGAGTCGGTGTAgtctgcatgcctcgcggcaaagttgtgtactcagagcggctcgcaggctcagcttcagtcacagatggtactataaaggcaaattgccggcaaccttgttgcgaaccgcgtatCGCTCCCTGCCGTGGATACGTTTTAACATGTCTCTTACCGATGTCCCTGCAgtcaacgtggctacaatcAGATTACCGGGTGTGGctccagcagggaaggagggtgGAGGCGGGACGCATGGCGGGCGACATGGGTGCCCACCAGGATCGTGCTGCACActcattttcaactccgccacagaactggcaaccttcccagccacgcctttaatggaagcagctctgccaagacCGAAAAACCGAAGCATGGAGCTTTCTCTCTTCGggacgctcggggcgggggCAGAGGAGAAACCTGGCATCATGCATGCAtcagagctctctgcaatggcCGGCACGGCCAGGAGAAGTAACAGGAAAACCACCGCCGCCACGTTTCTTTCGACTTTCATCTTTAGTAATGCGtggagcacctcccgccggaCACGACTTGGCTGTCGGATTGACTCAGAGTCTTTTCCGTTGCTAAGAACCGTGTCCCGCAGcgcgtctccgacctcccgctgcactttcgatTTCAAAATCATGGGAGGCTTTTTACTCACATGACCCTGCGCATAcacccgggccagcagctctcagagctcaatgtCCGGTGAACTTCTCTCATGAGATAAATATGCCAGcagacgcagtgccccagcaaatccactgtgggccttacctgccttacacacacgggctgttcactccggaatgaatgtccagactactgccacctctgggcagcgctacccggcccagcggcaccgaatgacgcttatTCTCTCCTATGCGGATAACGTCCCACAAGATAATCAGCCCCCTcttcttcgggccaaccctccggcctccTAACACAGTCTCACCTGCAGCCAGCTTGCCACGCCTGATTCCTCTGTTCAGGGTGACAAATGTCggaaaacacgttcggtggagcgctatgggaagatgactctttgttcaccaatatggttagatggtcaaatccactttatttccgtgatacagtgacttatatgcacttctagcaagaggcgtgctccaccaatattggttacagtcagagggtccggAGTTACTTGTAAGGTATCAATAgatcagcataccataacaatctgagggtcagcctctggggctggctaaactctgcccacctgcagctgcatgtggggggaagctaccctgtgcctgctatctaaactcccaagatagattcaaggacattcccagcacgggttgctcattgtttatcaattcttgtgtgctctgctaacaagaatttctccaacagctgGCCATGGCAGGTCATCTCAGgaaggtgtggtggaggggcctcagccccaaaactgaggcttctctatgcctctacatgcctggacatgtttttctgccaggacccatggcagtaaacaggttgtgtaacaaacacacacccagtctgtgtacccctggggtccgcccaggtgatcctCTAATTgagagggtccaggcaaacagctactgcctattaaggtaaggttttgggcttactgccaacctgattggttactttagatggccaaatgagccacgaatctctgCTCAGcatctataaagaggagtgcaaaggagcaccatgtgttcagaggttcagacttagaggttcagactcagctctctgatccatatagcagcaccctgctgccctgacctgcttgcacagcctagacacagagtcaggcccttactctcttgcaaacattactgaggctcagccctcttgcaattaatctcaaggcacagttaagctgtctgtgtaccctttgagaagcagagcgcctgcacgcctgcacttgatacatatatggggagccaagagccccctgcctaagcctagagcagccgtacatactggcttgctatcctgcatttatctatggagctcaagtctccctgcagcctggcagaccctgcttaccagctgccctgtaagcctggaaaaatccagactcagcagacctttcagactgtctgctaacctacaaacacagcctgctagcagTACAGACgactgtgctagaagctgcacagacaaatcctcctcctgtacctggaaaccctgccagctgaccatccctggacacggcatccagaagagcagcagcaccgcggcagagaccacttcacaccaggagagaaggtcagagaaatcctgcttaccccagagactgggaacacttatcattcacctgcaagccgggacagattccagcttcaccaagacctgaacactgggcacatgctgtgacaCAGTCCCGGGAGAGTGATTAacaattaatacttaagagcaacgcatctaagcaagctttaattcctttgtaataaaagtgtggtggagggttacAAAGCCCTCTTGCAAAACCCTCATTTATACAGAATTGTGGCTCAAAAGACCATCAATCAAGGAATCAAAACCCATGATACCAGCCCTGGGAACTGGCTAAACTGCCATTTctagctgtgggaagatttctcccccagagggaCATAAAACTGTAAACATGAACCATTGTTTTGAGAAAGAGCCCTTGGGTTTCAGACATTGTGACCACCCTatgcacacctgctgggggctgacccctggggtggtaccacaggttgttttgggtaAAAGCAGCCTATGTATGCCTTACACCTAACTTTGAACCAATCTGTATTGTTCACGTATGTTCGCCTGAGTTTGGCTAGATACACCTCTTATGGACACTATAAAAGATGCTGCATTGCCTTAATAAATAGCTTGCTTGCTTGCACCGCtcgctctcacacacacacacacggcacGGCTTGGGACAGCACGACTACAGAACCAACTCAGCAACGCTGCGATTCTTGCCAGCCTTCGGAAGCCAACACCCAGCTTGGCTCGGGCCCGCGGAAGCTCGGACAGCACGCCTCAATCCATGATATTTAGGACTTTTCAGAACTGAATTCGGACAGTGAGTAGCTGAAACTTGATCTAAAgacagaataatctctcaaagcCTTCCAGTGGAACTCTCTCTCAagtcacagactctcttcataaATCCTTTtcaaactgttgctaaattcctgatttcttacACATAGTTATTCTGTAATTTGATTCGcaaccacatacaaagaacttacATGGGGCAGTTATAAatgtttggggaaggggattcctAGTGtttataataataaataattttaaattctttcaaattcgGCCTCGCATTTCATTCCCCTAACCCGAAAAAACTCCCTCCACTacaataagttacctctgtcttaagagcagacacagtttcagaccttgctgggcagacagtatagttgttaaggggcattaagcctaagggaatctttctctctgtctatagttgttgataatttgatatttccatttaataatccaatccctgtaaatctatcccaactgttttcataactttgcacaaagaACTTggttacatagtggttgggggtggtacaaatctgtgaatattaattttaataaataattttataaaaaatttaataccacctcaaattaatttctcacttccccctaataaggaaggaataagagaaatcccctccaccacagaaggGTATCTCATAGCCATAGCCAACAGGAGGCATGtgcacaagctaaccttaccaagaggacttgctaggtatttgtccactccacgctccttggtgagtggcccAAGCTGCTTGGCAGATTTTTATCCTGCCTGTAGGGTGTTTGCACCAATAGTATGGCATCTCATCAGCCatcttaggattggctctcctgattcccttgagtattcctttctaacttccctgacctctctgaggggatcatcAGAATCCTGGATGttatccttctcctcttcctcttgttgatctggttgttcctggcctagaaacagaactttcctaagagcattcttaaactcatcagaaccatcctctttcttggcagccaatctcacaacGCTCCTCTCATCATAGTACTGAGATCTAAGTATGTTCGCCAAATCTCAAAGATatacctctcttcttcctcctcttgtgtatcagaggtcccctcctctaagtcctcttttgaatcattCTTTGTCAAGTGCTTTGTCTTAGCCCTTGCTTTGGCTGGAGGCAAAATGATTAGAGCTGAGATGGCCTTTGATGAGTCTGCTAGCAGTTTTGAattattgggggtctggcctgaggcctgtgagttcaaatctgacTTAGGGCTAGGGATTTTTGCTGCCTGAGGATTTGAATTAGTTGGATTAGTTGAAGTACCATCTGGAGTTTTGAATAGTTATCTGTGTTTCTGGGCTTTTTGCCATGTTATTGTTATTAGCTGGGACATTGGCAGCTGTCCCAGAATCTAGGGGAGGAGGTGTAGTGGTGGCCTCTCATTGCTCTCCCCCTGAGCTAGCCTTGTTTACATTTGCATTGGTGCTTATCTGGCTCTGTTTATCATTTGTCTGGAACACTGGCcccttctttttacttcttaaagACATCACACTCGAGTTTCTCTTACATAATGACAAaacatgaaaatcaaaattataaGACTTAAGTTCATACACAACAGAGATACCACAATCTCACATGAGTAAAATTCAGAGCAAGGGTTAGGTACATGGGTCTTAGGCAAAATTACCCCCCTTAAAGCCATGGATAAAGCAGAATCATttccatttcctgtaatgttactggtaaaagatGCAGTAATGTTAAATCCAATATAACCAAAGATGTAATCCCCCCAACTCTAAAAAATGGAGGTAAGATTTGATTTTATCTTcttcaaaataaaattaaacaaaagaTAACCACCTttggctttgatccaattatacACCAGAAAGCATAAAATAGGCCAAACAATAGCTCCCACTAAGTGAAATAGCTTCATTAGCTtaattctgattcccagagttaattaacactcaaaattaatttgccccacgttgggtgcgaaaataaaagatgtggtggtttgagtgttactttcccccccacttttggaaatcacccaggctagactcagctggctctggaagttgaatgaagcttatatttacagcttagcagaatatacaagcaggtatttacagtgtatacagtgatatacagaaatatacaaggtaaaaggtaatacagaaacacagcagccctcccagaaacctgagtccccaggaggggctcccaaccgcccttccaccttctgcttctcccctgccttaccccagatggTGCCTtatgccccaaggaagaatggaggtgcggccagggggttaggaagcaaagtgggttaatcagagaggcagagagagagagaggttagagagaaaaatgcagctcaggtaGTGCCCCatgaagaagtgccttatctatgtttatactcttgttcttacacatcgcagcaagcctatgagtgaagtagacatcaccattgcttctctttcacagcctgtgatctaatccttctcaccaagacATTCTGGCTAGCTACAACCTAGCACATCTGAAGAGGTCTTTTGGAGAATGGTGGCCAAGGGAGACTCTGGACTTGTGCATTTTAGCTGCTTTTGTAGTGGTCTGTGTGGTTCCTCCTAACAGTTCCCTTTGCACTGCCAATGCTTTCCAGCCTGGTGTGGCAAGTTTTTCATTAACTGCTTTGAGAGGGGCTGAGGAGCCTCTGTCTGCTCTTAAAGGCAAAACCGGACACCTCAGAGGGTTTAACTCTTCTGCAACTGATGGAACAGGAATCCATAGGAATAAAAATTGTCAGCTACCTTGGACTGCAgagctagatttttttttttctgtgttgatAGAGTtgatagaataatagaatagtttgggttgtaGAGAGTGCATTGAAGCTAttgatcagatttttttttcctgacagctTCTGTactcccacctgcagtgctgtgtccagctctggtgcccccaAAGCAGGTAGGAGgttgagctgttggagggtgtccacaggaggccaTGGGGATTGTGGAAGTGCTGGGGCAACTCTCCTGTGGGGGTGGGCTGCAAGAGTTTTGGCTGTtgaggatggagaggagaaggctctagggagagcttggagcagccttGTGGTACCTGATAGGGGCtgtgggagagctggagagggacttctgtcAGGGGCTGTGTGTCCTCAGAGCTTCTGTGATCTTCTCTTGGAAAGTGGCTATCACAGAGGTGCTTTAAGGGCAGAGCATAGCACAGAGAGGgtgctgtgggggcaggttCAGGGAGGAGACCTGGAACCATAGCAGCAGCTTCTGGCAagtgcagctggaggcagctctcctgtggtGCTGCACTGCAGATGACTGCTGGGCAAGGAGCTGAGTCTGCGCTTCTTCAGCTGTCCAAccttcagcagccctgcctggctgttgTGGCCATGCTGCTGGGCTTGGGAGCTGCCCTCAGCAagggccagctctgctgcatggtcctgagcagtgctgagccatcCCTTGCAGGTCAGTCCTCTCCTCTGAGCCCTTTGCTtctctctggcaggggctgtgtCCTTCTCTCTCCATCAACCCTGCTGATTTAGTTGGGTCAATTAACAAGGcgggaattataaaatatgtagttattttattcccaaaaagccccacccacaactatatacaaattagttaaatttgggttctaatttagtcaggaaaatcttcacaaggatgcttctgggcaattcattaatttaggagaatcaTTAAAAATGGGAGAGGTTTGGCCacaaaaatggctttgccccacttaaAAATaagaggcagcctggagccctagggaaagtctgttctgctcactgtggtggagtagaaatttcgAGATAGTCCCTGGCTTCTTTGTGACAGTGTTGGAAGTGCTCAGCCATCAAGAGGGTTCTAGatcatcccagggtgctgggaaagaggcagaggctctctgacctgatcctggttgctcttggcacagaggtttgcagagatgcgggcaggatctcttgcagatgtgcagagagcacagtgtcggtggcacttcttgccatggcctgaggcacttaaatgGCTTCTCCTGgaaaacttgaggcacttaagtttccaggtagttcaagcccgccaaagcatcagggctaagctggtctgaagcatgaggcagagcagaacacgttgtgcaagagcagtgaggcagaggtggctccatgaggcagaggcagcacaactgcttgcagcttagctccatttatGTTACTTGCccaagtgcaaaggctcctttggccacagagattcaccaatcaaaatgccatttgcaaaactgaccgtattaggtgaccccagggcttgcacacctttatttgggcaagacaccaacaagtacctaaacacctgtgggggCCTGTTTATCAATTTAGGAGGGGATATAATGggccaagcctttgttttccttctgcccttgcttcccccatcagcagaagggtgaggcaagccaggacatctaaaaggcctattagccttccaggacacctGCCCCtctgggctggagaagagcagagtttGCAGATCTGCTCCTTGGAAAGACCCTCAGGTAAAGAACCCAGACTAGGGGACAACAGCAGGACTTCAGCTCATTGCTGATCCATGTAATCCATGACCCCTCCCTCAGATCCTCCTGCACACCACATTTCCTTGTTCCATGGGTTCTGAGGGAAATGAActgtggtgagagtctggagtCCCCTCAGACTTGCAGGGGTCAGTTGTGTGGAAGAAGGTGATTAGGAGTGGGATGTGGAGGGTGCAGAGGAGAATGTTGGAGATGGTTTGGTCTTCCTGGGACAGTGCTGCCACCTCTGTTGTGAGAGCCAGGAGAGGTAAAAGGGCAGGACCTGGGCTGGGAACCACCTTGCCAGCACTGCAAGGCTTGGGAGCAGCGGGGATGAGACTGCTGCATTAGTAGCAAGgtgtctcagcacccccagcacaggGACCTGGGATCTCAGCACAGGGATTAGAGGTTTGGCCCCCATCATGGCAAGAAGTGTGGCTTTGAGGGCCACTTTCCATTCCTTGCCCTAGCTGAGCACTGGGTCTTGGGAAGTGTCAGGAGGTGTCATGACTCAAGTAGGATGTCAGGGTTTGGGGTCCTGGGCTCAGGGGCTTCCATCTTCCCTagggcacagcagcaccccCTTCCCCTACCAGCATGGCCtcacagaaggacctggacaagaAGTGGGAGAAGAAGCAGCCAGAGAACAAAATAGAAGAGCCGAagtgcagccctgaggaagagaaggaggatgaGGACAAGATGGAGGATGACAATGCTGAGGAGAATGATGGCTATGAGAATGATGAgtctgaagagaaggaggaggatgatgagattgaagatgaccaggaggagaaagaggagaatgaTGTTATGGcagccacctctgtgccacccAAAGAGCCAAATCAATGCCCTGACTGTGGGCAGAACCTCCCACCTGGCTTAGAGCCAGTGAAGCaccactgcccccagcctggcacccggCCCTTTGTCTgtggtgactgtggcaagagcttcactaCAAGCTCCAAACTCATGTGGCACAACCTCATCCACACTGGAGAGAGGCCCTTCACATGCCCTGACTGCGGTAAGAGCTTCCGTCAGAGAGGCAACCTCACCAACCACTGCCTTATCCACAGCGATAAAAAACCCTacagctgtgctgagtgtggcCAGAGGTTCCGCCAGAAGGGCAATCTCTTGCGGCACTGTCGTGCTCACACTGGAGAGAAGCCTTTCACCTGCCCTGAGTGCAATAAGAGCTTCGGCGATAGCTCTAACCTCATCAGACACCGCCGTATCCACAGCGCAGAGAAGCTTTCTACCTGCCCTGACTGCGGTAAGAGTTTCAGCCACAGCTCCTATCTCAGCAGCCACCGCCGTATCCACAGTGGTGAAAAGCCCTACAGCTGTCCTGACTGTGGTAAGAGCTTCAGGTACAGCTACCAGCTCAGCAATCACCGCCATAtccacactggggagaagcccctcagctgtgctgactgtggccAGACCTTCAGCCACAGGGGCAATTTCATCATCCACCGTCGCacccacactggtgagaagcctttCACCTGCCCTGACTGTGGTAAGAGCTTCAGCGAGAGCTACAGGCTCACTGTCCATCACCGTAACCACACTGGCGAGAGGCCTTTCACCTGTGCTGAGTGTGGCCAGGGCTTCGGTGACAGGAGAATTCTCCTCAGGCACCGTCGCacccacactggtgagaagcctttcacctgccctgactgtggcaagagcttcagccAGCTCTCTGGACTCGCGCAACACCGCTTCACCCACACTGGAAAGAAGGCCTTCACCTGccctgactgtggcaagagcttcacacTGATGTCTACCCTCCGTGTCCACCGCCGTATTCACACTAGAGAGAAGTTGTTCCCCTGTGCTGAGTGTGGCAAGAACTTCACCACGAGCTCCGCTTTCATCCAGCACCAACTCATCCACAGTGGTGAGAAACTGTATAGCTGcactgactgtggcaagagcttcagtaACAGAGGCAATCTGACTCAACACCGCCTCATCCACACCggcgagaagcccttcagctgtgctgagtgtggcaagagcttcagctGCAAGCCCACTCTCATCCGGCACCGTCATATCCACGCTGGCAAGAAGCCTTTCACCTGCCCTGACTGCAGTAAGAGCTTCACCCAGAGGACCAGTCTCAGTGAACACCGCCGTATCCACACTGGTgaaaagcccttcagctgtgctgactgtggccGCAGTTTCAGCATTAAGAGCAATCTTCTCCGACACCATCGCATCCACACTGGCAAGAAGCCTTTCACCTGCCCTGACTGTGGCAAGACCTTCAGACAGAAGTCTGGACTTACCCAACACCGCTGCACCGGCACCAGTGGTAAGAAGCCCTTCGCCTGCCTTGATTGCAGTAAGAGCTTCAGCCGGGTCTCTACCCTCCACATCCACCGCCGCATCCACACGGGAGAGCAGCTATTCCCATGTGCTGAAtgcagcaagagcttcaccacGAGCACCAGTTTCATCCGTCACCAGCTCGTCCACAGCGGTGAGAAACCGTACAGCTGCACCAattgtggcaagagcttcagccAGAACAGATATCTGACCCAACACCGTTGCACCCACACTGGTGAGCAACCCACACTGCAGGGGAGGCACAAATAGATCCACCCAGGGTCTGTTGTGGTAATCCTGATCCCTCTGTGAAGGTCTTCTAACTTTTCACCGGGCACACAGAAGCAAAAATATGATGCCAGAGCCTACTACTACAGAGGCTCACCCTGCCTTCTCctaaaggttttttttctttacagcgGCTCGGAAGAAGAAGCACCTTTCTTAAAGGGACCAGACTGAATTTCTAATAGATGCCTTGCAAATTAAAATCCTCATAATGTTTCTAATTTTGATTGTAATACATCTTGGAGTTTTAGGAATTTACTGGATAATTGTTAGTTGCAATAGGATAAGTTTAGGAATAGTTTTAGCAGAATAATTGTAATAAGGCTTAAGTATTTAAAATAAAGTTATTATGATAGAGTATATTAAGTAAGTGGTAGAATATAATGAAATATTATGGGAAGAGTTGTTTTGTAAGTGTATCTGGTTTTATGATTTAaggttcttttccttttctgaataCCAGGGTATTTTCAAGGAGCTCCACAAATGTATCATCTGCTTAGATTTTCTGTGCTTTTTTCCTCAGTAATGATTTACTGGTTTAGACTTTTTAAGTTGATAATATAGTTAAGGTTAAGAGTTTATAATAGAAtattataaaatattttttcttaagTCTTTTCTGTATATTAATATAGCATTGTAGGATAAGgattatataaaaataaaattttTAAAATATAAAAAGAGGGGGTATGAGGGCAGCCACCCTGAAAGAGGGACTGCTAAAAGAAAACCTTATAAATTTTCAATTTTTAAACTGCTCTCTTATGGATAACAACCCCTGATTATCAGAAATTTTAATGCCAATGATTCTtttgagaaaagagagagaagaaaaaaataatgagtTTCCAACAATTCCTACTCCTAGGTAAAGATGGGAAACAACAGTTTTACTGGCAATGTTTAAAGTGCTGTGCTTGTTATCTTTCTGTAAAAGGCGCCTTGCACtgcctttatttttaataaaacagaaaaagggaaaaaaaggtatgTTCCCCATCATTTAAAAAGATCAGTTCATGCTTTTCAACAAGGTTGTAAAGATAATGTAGAATTCTGGAATGAAGGAGAAAGgattgctgctgccttctttgcACCACAGGTAGCATCAGCCCAAGCTTTAGCGACATTAAATAAATTAGGATGCTGGTTAGCAAAACTAACAAATGCTACCAGCGTGTCACTTTCAGGTCTCCTACTAGCTGTAGATAGTGTCA contains these protein-coding regions:
- the LOC135174190 gene encoding oocyte zinc finger protein XlCOF6-like is translated as MASQKDLDKKWEKKQPENKIEEPKCSPEEEKEDEDKMEDDNAEENDGYENDESEEKEEDDEIEDDQEEKEENDVMAATSVPPKEPNQCPDCGQNLPPGLEPVKHHCPQPGTRPFVCGDCGKSFTTSSKLMWHNLIHTGERPFTCPDCGKSFRQRGNLTNHCLIHSDKKPYSCAECGQRFRQKGNLLRHCRAHTGEKPFTCPECNKSFGDSSNLIRHRRIHSAEKLSTCPDCGKSFSHSSYLSSHRRIHSGEKPYSCPDCGKSFRYSYQLSNHRHIHTGEKPLSCADCGQTFSHRGNFIIHRRTHTGEKPFTCPDCGKSFSESYRLTVHHRNHTGERPFTCAECGQGFGDRRILLRHRRTHTGEKPFTCPDCGKSFSQLSGLAQHRFTHTGKKAFTCPDCGKSFTLMSTLRVHRRIHTREKLFPCAECGKNFTTSSAFIQHQLIHSGEKLYSCTDCGKSFSNRGNLTQHRLIHTGEKPFSCAECGKSFSCKPTLIRHRHIHAGKKPFTCPDCSKSFTQRTSLSEHRRIHTGEKPFSCADCGRSFSIKSNLLRHHRIHTGKKPFTCPDCGKTFRQKSGLTQHRCTGTSGKKPFACLDCSKSFSRVSTLHIHRRIHTGEQLFPCAECSKSFTTSTSFIRHQLVHSGEKPYSCTNCGKSFSQNRYLTQHRCTHTGEQPTLQGRHK